The proteins below are encoded in one region of Kineococcus mangrovi:
- the melA gene encoding alpha-galactosidase gives MTQSPKITIIGAGGFVFPFRLIGDILSFPALRSARLCLMDVREDKLGPVADAARKLVAHHGFDAEVEETTDRRAALDGADFVIITFQVGGVEAYKDDVLIPRRYGIDQTVGDTVGPGGVFRFLRSVPAYEAIAADALEVCPGAVFINYANPMAMATAFLNAKGLKTVGLCHSVQGTTRMLARTLDVPYDEVNYLSAGINHQAWVLRFRRGQEDLYPRLREVMNEKHVAGRGAHELAGDDGDHSEAAQAASTYEGGNEQVRTTLMNAFGYFETESSHHASEYLPYFRKNPEMVEHYIPERWDYYEICVGHDDQGDIDTQLAKLKEELAPSVEYGASIVNSVVTGVPSVVYGNVPNAPGVISNLPADACVEVPCLVDENGVQPTSIGELPLQLAALNRTNVNVQTLAVQAALTGNRENVFHAVAVDPLTAALLTLEQARDMTEELLTAHAERLPENLRA, from the coding sequence ATGACGCAGAGCCCCAAGATCACCATCATCGGCGCCGGTGGTTTCGTCTTCCCGTTCCGCCTCATCGGCGACATCCTCAGCTTCCCGGCCCTGCGCTCGGCCCGGCTGTGCCTCATGGACGTCCGTGAGGACAAGCTCGGGCCCGTGGCCGACGCGGCGCGCAAGCTCGTCGCCCACCACGGGTTCGACGCCGAGGTCGAGGAGACGACCGACCGGCGGGCAGCCCTCGACGGGGCCGACTTCGTCATCATCACCTTCCAGGTGGGCGGCGTCGAGGCGTACAAGGACGACGTCCTCATCCCGCGCCGGTACGGGATCGACCAGACCGTCGGCGACACCGTCGGCCCCGGCGGCGTGTTCCGCTTCCTGCGGTCCGTCCCCGCCTACGAGGCCATCGCGGCCGACGCGCTCGAGGTCTGCCCCGGTGCGGTCTTCATCAACTACGCCAACCCGATGGCGATGGCCACGGCGTTCCTCAACGCCAAGGGCCTGAAGACCGTCGGGCTGTGCCACAGCGTGCAGGGGACGACCCGCATGCTCGCGCGCACGCTCGACGTCCCCTACGACGAGGTGAACTACCTCTCCGCCGGCATCAACCACCAGGCGTGGGTCCTGAGGTTCCGCCGCGGGCAGGAGGACCTCTACCCCCGCCTGCGCGAGGTCATGAACGAGAAGCACGTGGCGGGTCGCGGTGCGCACGAGCTCGCCGGCGACGACGGGGACCACAGCGAGGCCGCCCAGGCCGCCAGCACCTACGAGGGTGGCAACGAGCAGGTCCGCACCACGCTGATGAACGCCTTCGGCTACTTCGAGACCGAGTCCAGCCACCACGCCTCGGAGTACCTGCCGTACTTCCGCAAGAACCCCGAGATGGTCGAGCACTACATCCCCGAACGGTGGGACTACTACGAGATCTGCGTCGGCCACGACGACCAGGGCGACATCGACACCCAGCTCGCCAAGCTGAAGGAGGAGCTGGCCCCGAGCGTCGAGTACGGCGCCTCGATCGTGAACTCGGTGGTGACGGGCGTCCCGAGCGTCGTCTACGGCAACGTCCCGAACGCGCCCGGGGTCATCTCCAACCTCCCGGCCGACGCGTGCGTCGAGGTGCCGTGCCTCGTCGACGAGAACGGCGTGCAGCCCACCTCCATCGGCGAGCTGCCGCTGCAGCTGGCCGCCCTGAACCGGACCAACGTCAACGTGCAGACGCTCGCCGTGCAGGCGGCCCTCACCGGGAACCGCGAGAACGTCTTCCACGCGGTGGCCGTCGACCCGCTGACGGCGGCGCTGCTCACCCTGGAGCAGGCGCGGGACATGACCGAGGAACTGCTCACCGCGCACGCCGAGCGGCTGCCGGAGAACCTGCGCGCATGA
- a CDS encoding glycoside hydrolase family 27 protein, translating to MRARSTAGPTRPPMGWNSWDCYGTTVTEEEVLANARFLAEHLLPFGWDTVVVDIDWSDPTAKAHGYNPEAPLCLDAAGRLVPDPGRFPSAAGGAGFGPLAAQVHALGLKFGIHVMRGIPRLAVEEDTPFVDRTNVCEWNPDMLGLDHTQPGAQAYYDSVLELYASWGVDFVKVDDMLWPYQAADLEAFARAVDRCGREIAVSLSPGRDLSLSRLPHLREHATMWRICDDLWDRWEDVEANFARFARWAPHAGPEGWPDGDMLPLGRIGLRAERGDPRHDRLTPAERRTLLTLWVVARSPLMIGGDLPSSDPATVALFTNADVLAVLDATGNREVFREGPLVLWTAQGEGGTGYVAAFNLGDGPLEVALDSRNVDLPARLGTVHDVWTADVVETVAVTAQEDATRGVAPGSTAVPVRLDPHGCVLLRHIPD from the coding sequence ATGAGGGCGCGCTCGACCGCGGGCCCGACCCGGCCGCCGATGGGCTGGAACAGCTGGGACTGCTACGGCACGACGGTGACCGAGGAGGAGGTGCTCGCCAACGCCCGGTTCCTGGCCGAGCACCTCCTGCCCTTCGGCTGGGACACCGTCGTCGTGGACATCGACTGGTCCGACCCGACGGCGAAGGCCCACGGTTACAACCCGGAGGCACCCCTGTGCCTGGACGCCGCCGGGCGGCTCGTCCCCGACCCCGGACGCTTCCCCAGCGCCGCCGGGGGAGCGGGGTTCGGGCCGCTGGCGGCGCAGGTCCACGCTCTCGGGCTGAAGTTCGGCATCCACGTGATGCGCGGGATCCCGCGCCTCGCGGTCGAGGAGGACACGCCCTTCGTCGACCGCACGAACGTCTGCGAGTGGAACCCCGACATGCTCGGGCTGGACCACACCCAGCCCGGGGCCCAGGCGTACTACGACTCCGTGCTGGAGCTCTACGCCTCCTGGGGCGTCGACTTCGTCAAGGTCGACGACATGCTGTGGCCCTACCAGGCCGCCGACCTCGAGGCCTTCGCCCGCGCCGTGGACCGGTGCGGCCGGGAGATCGCCGTGAGCCTGTCCCCGGGGCGGGACCTGTCGCTGTCCCGGCTGCCGCACCTGCGCGAGCACGCGACGATGTGGCGCATCTGCGACGACCTGTGGGACCGGTGGGAGGACGTGGAGGCGAACTTCGCGCGGTTCGCCCGCTGGGCCCCGCACGCGGGACCCGAGGGCTGGCCCGACGGGGACATGCTGCCGCTGGGCCGCATCGGCCTGCGGGCCGAGCGTGGCGACCCCCGCCACGACCGCCTGACCCCCGCCGAGCGCCGCACCCTCCTCACCCTGTGGGTCGTGGCGCGGTCCCCGCTCATGATCGGCGGTGACCTGCCGTCGTCCGACCCCGCCACCGTCGCGCTGTTCACCAACGCTGACGTGCTCGCCGTGCTCGACGCCACCGGCAACCGGGAGGTGTTCCGCGAGGGTCCGCTCGTCCTGTGGACCGCGCAGGGGGAGGGCGGCACCGGCTACGTCGCGGCGTTCAACCTCGGCGACGGCCCCCTCGAGGTGGCGCTCGACAGCCGGAACGTCGACCTGCCCGCCCGCCTCGGGACGGTGCACGACGTGTGGACGGCGGACGTCGTCGAGACGGTTGCCGTCACCGCGCAGGAGGACGCCACCCGCGGGGTCGCCCCCGGGAGCACGGCGGTCCCCGTCCGCCTCGACCCCCACGGGTGCGTGCTGCTGCGGCACATCCCTGACTGA
- a CDS encoding aldehyde dehydrogenase (NADP(+)), whose product MFLAGERVRGRGRTVHALDPRTGKTLEPGYALGGAEDVDRAATAAAAAFRTFRRTTPEARAAFLDTIAATLQDRGEAVVARVQQETGIPEVRVRGELTRTANQLRLFAGVLRDGSATGVRIEPALPQRKPLPRPDLRQRRVPIGPVAVFGASNFPLAFSVAGGDTAAALAAGCPVVVKAHTSHPGTSELVGAVIAEAATEHGLPAGVFSLVFGDGREVGAALAAHPAIAAVGFTGSRSGGTALVAVAQARPVPIPVYAEMSSTNPVVLLPGALRERGAVIGEGLVASLTTSAGQLCTNPGLVLLVEGEGSGEFLESAAAAVRATPAAPMLSQAVGRAYREGVEALRTHPAVIEVATGQEDTSLAVPGTAHLFTTTAEAYATDEALHAEVFGATSLVVRVPAVADLHPLLEALEGQLTATVHVGEGDTATAAALVPVLEETVGRIVVNGWPTGVDVGAAIVHGGPFPATSDARSTSVGTLAIERFLRPVAYQDVPAGLLPAELRD is encoded by the coding sequence ATGTTCCTGGCCGGTGAGCGGGTGCGCGGCCGCGGCCGAACCGTGCACGCGCTCGACCCGCGCACCGGTAAGACCCTCGAACCCGGGTACGCCCTCGGCGGGGCCGAGGACGTCGACCGGGCCGCCACCGCCGCCGCGGCGGCCTTCCGCACCTTCCGTCGCACCACCCCCGAAGCTCGGGCCGCGTTCCTGGACACGATCGCCGCCACCCTGCAGGACCGCGGCGAGGCGGTCGTGGCGCGTGTGCAGCAGGAGACGGGCATCCCGGAGGTGCGGGTGCGCGGAGAACTCACCCGCACGGCCAACCAGCTGCGCCTGTTCGCCGGGGTGCTGCGCGACGGGTCCGCGACGGGGGTGCGCATCGAACCCGCGCTGCCGCAGAGGAAACCGCTGCCGCGCCCGGACCTGCGCCAGCGCCGGGTGCCGATCGGGCCGGTCGCGGTGTTCGGCGCCTCGAACTTCCCGCTGGCGTTCTCGGTCGCCGGGGGCGACACGGCCGCCGCGCTGGCCGCCGGCTGCCCCGTCGTCGTCAAGGCGCACACCTCCCACCCGGGAACCTCCGAACTGGTGGGTGCGGTGATCGCCGAGGCCGCGACCGAGCACGGCCTGCCCGCCGGGGTGTTCTCCCTCGTGTTCGGCGACGGCCGGGAGGTCGGGGCCGCCCTCGCCGCGCACCCCGCCATCGCCGCGGTCGGGTTCACGGGTTCCCGCTCCGGCGGGACCGCCCTCGTGGCGGTCGCCCAGGCCCGTCCGGTCCCGATCCCGGTGTACGCGGAGATGTCGAGCACCAACCCCGTCGTCCTGCTGCCCGGCGCGCTGCGCGAGCGGGGCGCTGTCATCGGCGAGGGTCTCGTGGCCTCGCTGACGACCAGCGCGGGCCAGTTGTGCACCAACCCCGGCCTGGTCCTCCTCGTCGAGGGTGAGGGCAGTGGGGAGTTCCTGGAGAGCGCCGCCGCGGCGGTGCGCGCGACCCCGGCAGCCCCGATGCTGTCGCAGGCCGTGGGCCGGGCCTACCGTGAGGGGGTCGAGGCCCTGCGCACCCACCCGGCGGTCATCGAGGTCGCGACGGGCCAGGAGGACACGTCCCTCGCGGTCCCGGGCACGGCGCACCTGTTCACCACGACCGCCGAGGCGTACGCGACCGACGAAGCCCTGCACGCGGAGGTGTTCGGTGCGACGTCGCTCGTCGTGCGCGTCCCCGCCGTCGCCGATCTGCACCCGCTGCTGGAGGCCCTGGAGGGCCAGCTGACCGCCACCGTGCACGTCGGCGAGGGTGACACCGCGACCGCGGCCGCGCTGGTGCCGGTGCTGGAGGAGACGGTGGGCCGCATCGTCGTGAACGGCTGGCCCACGGGCGTCGACGTGGGCGCGGCGATCGTGCACGGGGGCCCGTTCCCCGCCACGAGCGACGCCCGCTCGACCTCCGTCGGCACGCTGGCCATCGAGCGTTTCCTGCGCCCGGTCGCCTACCAGGACGTCCCCGCCGGCCTGCTCCCGGCCGAGCTGCGCGACTGA
- a CDS encoding 5-dehydro-4-deoxyglucarate dehydratase, translated as MTESTCSPDDLRRTLGAGLLSFPVTHTRDDLSFAEDGYREHVAHLAQFGASGLFAAGGTGEFPALTQEEVQRIVRATVEAGGGTAPVVAPAGYGTSTAVAMARDAGAAGADGVFVLPPYLNELTQEGLYQHVAAVCRATPLGVVVYHRANARFTAATVDRLVAEFDNFVGFKDGIGDVELLARLNATHGERVLTVGGLPTAETYALPYLELGVTTYSSAIFNFAPRWATEFYHAVRARDRDTVLDGLRTFVLPYLSIRDRSPGYPVSIVKAGMTAVGRSAGPVRPPLTDLTAAELTELTALVQKVA; from the coding sequence GTGACCGAGAGCACCTGCTCCCCCGACGACCTGCGCCGCACCCTCGGCGCGGGCCTGCTGTCCTTCCCGGTGACCCACACCCGCGACGACCTCTCCTTCGCCGAGGACGGGTACCGCGAACACGTCGCCCACCTGGCGCAGTTCGGGGCTTCCGGACTGTTTGCCGCCGGCGGCACCGGGGAGTTCCCCGCGCTCACGCAGGAGGAGGTCCAGCGGATCGTCCGCGCCACCGTCGAGGCCGGCGGGGGCACCGCCCCCGTCGTCGCGCCGGCCGGCTACGGCACCTCGACGGCGGTCGCGATGGCCCGCGACGCCGGGGCCGCGGGCGCGGACGGCGTCTTCGTCCTCCCGCCCTACCTCAACGAGCTGACCCAGGAGGGGCTGTACCAGCACGTCGCGGCCGTCTGCCGGGCGACGCCCCTCGGCGTGGTCGTCTACCACCGGGCCAACGCCCGGTTCACCGCGGCCACCGTGGACCGGCTCGTCGCCGAGTTCGACAACTTCGTCGGGTTCAAGGACGGCATCGGCGACGTCGAGCTCCTGGCGCGGCTGAACGCCACCCACGGCGAACGAGTTCTGACCGTGGGCGGGCTGCCGACCGCCGAGACGTACGCCCTGCCCTACCTCGAACTGGGTGTGACGACGTACTCCTCGGCCATCTTCAACTTCGCCCCCCGCTGGGCGACGGAGTTCTACCACGCCGTCCGCGCCCGCGACCGGGACACCGTCCTGGACGGGCTGCGCACGTTCGTCCTGCCCTACCTGTCCATCCGGGACCGCTCCCCCGGGTACCCCGTCTCGATCGTCAAGGCCGGCATGACGGCCGTGGGCCGCAGCGCCGGCCCGGTCCGGCCGCCGCTGACGGACCTCACGGCCGCCGAACTGACCGAACTGACCGCGCTCGTGCAGAAGGTGGCCTGA
- a CDS encoding Gfo/Idh/MocA family protein codes for MSGPARPAVALVGVHGYGRRHVDRLLARREGGEIDLVAVADPVPPDGALEGVQRFSDLTDLLAAHEPDVVVVSTPLHTHADLAGTALRAGAHVLVEKPATADLPSFEALLALAGETGRWCQVGFQSLGSAAVQHVRDRVAGGRIGTVTGYAAAGCWVRTHSYYARAPWAGRRRLDGRVVADGALTNPLAHAVATVLAVAGSQRLEDVRAVETDLFHVNDIEADDTSTARIALADGLDVLVAVTLAAAEPGEPSVTVTGTGGSITLFYTLDTVVEEVPGRPPRVTRHERVDLLDDLLDAVRTDRRPRSPLQDAGGFARVQDAVVSGPEPRAVPGEFWVRHDLPGGDVHRQLPGVEEAVHEAVTRRRTFTELGLDWARAAHR; via the coding sequence GTGAGCGGCCCGGCGCGACCGGCGGTCGCCCTCGTCGGCGTGCACGGGTACGGCCGGCGGCACGTGGACCGGTTGCTCGCCCGGCGCGAGGGCGGCGAGATCGACCTCGTCGCCGTCGCCGACCCCGTCCCGCCGGACGGGGCGCTGGAGGGCGTGCAGCGGTTCAGCGACCTGACGGACCTGCTGGCGGCGCACGAGCCCGACGTCGTCGTCGTGAGCACCCCGCTGCACACGCACGCCGACCTCGCCGGGACCGCCCTGCGGGCCGGCGCGCACGTGCTCGTGGAGAAACCCGCCACCGCGGACCTGCCCTCCTTCGAGGCGCTGCTCGCCCTGGCCGGGGAGACCGGTCGCTGGTGCCAGGTCGGGTTCCAGAGCCTGGGGTCGGCTGCGGTCCAGCACGTCCGCGACCGGGTGGCGGGCGGCCGGATCGGCACGGTGACGGGGTACGCCGCGGCCGGGTGCTGGGTGCGCACGCACTCCTACTACGCGCGGGCACCCTGGGCGGGCCGGCGCCGGCTGGACGGGCGGGTCGTCGCCGACGGCGCGCTGACGAACCCGCTGGCGCACGCCGTCGCCACCGTCCTGGCCGTCGCCGGGTCGCAACGCCTCGAGGACGTGCGGGCGGTCGAGACGGACCTGTTCCACGTCAACGACATCGAGGCCGACGACACCTCCACGGCCCGGATCGCGCTCGCCGACGGGCTCGACGTCCTCGTCGCCGTCACGCTCGCCGCGGCCGAGCCCGGTGAACCGTCCGTCACCGTGACGGGCACGGGCGGGTCGATCACGTTGTTCTACACGCTCGACACGGTCGTGGAGGAGGTCCCGGGACGGCCGCCGCGGGTCACCCGGCACGAGCGCGTGGACCTGCTCGACGACCTGCTCGACGCCGTGCGCACGGACCGCCGGCCCCGGTCCCCGCTGCAGGACGCCGGGGGTTTCGCCCGCGTCCAGGACGCCGTCGTCTCCGGCCCCGAGCCGCGCGCGGTGCCCGGGGAGTTCTGGGTCCGGCACGACCTGCCCGGCGGCGACGTTCACCGGCAGCTGCCCGGGGTGGAGGAGGCGGTCCACGAGGCGGTGACCCGGCGGCGCACCTTCACCGAGCTCGGCCTCGACTGGGCCCGCGCCGCCCACCGCTAG
- a CDS encoding DUF6807 family protein — protein MTGPVLAADVVEVRLGDDLPPAESPRPHLHPVRSLAGVVLSDSAPTDHPHHHGVGVAVADLGGTNHWGGRTFVRGRGSVLRDDHGRQRVTARRDHPDGVDLEIVWTDERGRRQGVEARRLRTCPHPAGWVLSWRTAFVPDRPLSVGSSATNGRPGAFYGGWFWRTPFPGAVVATTAGTGVEHAHGVRSPWLLVTSDGPEAVSLLAVQRGRPRPWFVRTQGYVGFGPALAVAERLVLTPADPLVEEVDVLVLDERLEAAAAAGLAAGLLGDPGQGRTGEPVRDHEEDQEMGTVTGTVTGTVAGGAGVTGVRS, from the coding sequence GTGACCGGCCCCGTCCTGGCGGCGGACGTGGTCGAGGTCCGCCTCGGCGACGACCTGCCCCCGGCCGAGTCCCCCCGCCCGCACCTGCACCCCGTGCGCTCCCTGGCGGGCGTGGTCCTCAGCGACAGCGCACCGACCGACCACCCCCACCACCACGGGGTGGGGGTGGCCGTGGCCGACCTCGGCGGGACGAACCACTGGGGCGGACGCACGTTCGTCCGCGGCCGCGGGTCCGTCCTGCGAGACGACCACGGCCGGCAGCGGGTGACGGCCCGGCGCGACCACCCCGACGGAGTCGACCTGGAGATCGTGTGGACCGACGAGCGGGGGCGCCGGCAGGGCGTGGAGGCGCGGCGCCTGCGGACGTGCCCGCACCCCGCGGGCTGGGTCCTGTCCTGGCGCACCGCGTTCGTGCCCGACCGCCCGCTGTCGGTGGGGTCGTCGGCGACGAACGGGCGCCCCGGCGCCTTCTACGGCGGCTGGTTCTGGCGCACCCCCTTCCCCGGCGCGGTCGTGGCGACGACGGCGGGCACCGGTGTCGAGCACGCCCACGGCGTCCGCTCGCCCTGGCTGCTGGTCACCTCCGACGGCCCGGAGGCGGTGTCGCTGCTGGCCGTGCAGCGGGGCCGGCCCCGGCCCTGGTTCGTGCGCACGCAGGGGTACGTCGGGTTCGGCCCGGCCCTGGCCGTGGCCGAGCGCCTCGTCCTCACCCCGGCGGACCCGCTCGTGGAGGAGGTCGACGTGCTGGTCCTCGACGAGCGGCTCGAGGCCGCCGCGGCCGCGGGACTGGCGGCGGGGCTCCTCGGGGACCCTGGGCAGGGACGAACGGGGGAACCGGTGCGCGACCACGAGGAGGACCAGGAGATGGGAACGGTGACGGGAACGGTGACGGGAACGGTGGCGGGCGGCGCGGGCGTGACGGGGGTCCGCTCGTGA
- a CDS encoding glycoside hydrolase family 43 protein, which translates to MSVTDAGAPGDPAGPAAPGTLENPQTRETPAATYRNPVLAADWPDPDAVRVGPDYYLVASSFNRSPGLPVLHSRDLVNWELLTHALPRVDASGAFALPRHGGGVWAPAIRFHDGVFHVVYPDPDRGVFVVSATDPAGPWSPPRPLLTGLGLIDPCPFWDEDGSAWLVHGWARSRSGTGNRLSLVPVDAGLTRALGPGRVLVDGRDVPGCTTLEGPKLYRRGSSYYVFAPAGGVATGWQSVFRSGSLQGPWEHRVVLRQGGTDVNGPHQGAWVDTPAGDDWFLHFQDTGAAGRVVHLQPLRWAEDGWPVIGATPGSGGDGGQWGEPVAQHPSPHGTAQGSRLPGGGDDFANGPGPQWRWQADVPAGQASGGEDGGGLVLRGDANDTGNVRTLPQVMGQPLPLVSTRFTTTVSLDGPPGARAGVAVLGRSYSWTGVRRHPDGHDEVVVGRRGPDDLDERVEVHGAVPAGSALEVELVVHEGATTSTAVRRPGHDLEVLVRDEPAVAGHWIGAETALFAAAPLGGSPGTGRFGPVERTVEEERP; encoded by the coding sequence ATGTCCGTCACCGACGCCGGCGCGCCCGGGGACCCCGCAGGACCGGCGGCCCCGGGAACCCTCGAGAACCCGCAGACCCGTGAAACCCCTGCGGCCACGTACCGGAACCCGGTGCTCGCCGCCGACTGGCCCGACCCGGACGCGGTGCGCGTCGGGCCGGACTACTACCTGGTCGCCTCGAGCTTCAACCGCTCCCCCGGCCTGCCCGTGCTGCACTCCCGCGACCTCGTGAACTGGGAACTCCTCACCCACGCCCTGCCCCGGGTCGACGCGTCGGGCGCGTTCGCGCTGCCGCGGCACGGCGGCGGCGTCTGGGCACCGGCCATCCGGTTCCACGACGGGGTGTTCCACGTCGTGTACCCCGACCCCGACCGCGGCGTGTTCGTGGTGAGCGCCACCGACCCCGCCGGCCCCTGGAGCCCGCCCCGCCCGCTGCTGACGGGGCTGGGGCTCATCGACCCCTGCCCGTTCTGGGACGAGGACGGCTCGGCCTGGCTGGTCCACGGCTGGGCCCGCAGCCGCAGCGGCACTGGGAACCGGCTGTCGCTCGTCCCGGTCGACGCCGGGCTGACACGGGCCCTGGGCCCGGGCCGGGTGCTGGTCGACGGCCGCGACGTGCCCGGCTGCACGACGTTGGAGGGGCCCAAGCTGTACCGCCGGGGATCGTCCTACTACGTCTTCGCCCCCGCCGGCGGTGTCGCGACCGGGTGGCAGTCGGTGTTCCGGTCGGGCTCCCTGCAGGGCCCCTGGGAGCACCGCGTCGTCCTGCGCCAGGGCGGCACCGACGTCAACGGCCCCCACCAGGGGGCGTGGGTGGACACCCCCGCCGGGGACGACTGGTTCCTGCACTTCCAGGACACCGGGGCCGCCGGCCGGGTCGTGCACCTGCAACCGCTGCGCTGGGCCGAGGACGGGTGGCCCGTCATCGGCGCCACCCCCGGGTCCGGCGGGGACGGGGGGCAGTGGGGGGAACCGGTCGCGCAGCACCCCTCGCCGCACGGCACCGCCCAGGGCTCACGGCTGCCCGGGGGCGGGGACGACTTCGCGAACGGTCCCGGCCCGCAGTGGCGCTGGCAGGCCGACGTGCCCGCCGGGCAGGCGTCCGGAGGAGAGGACGGCGGGGGTCTCGTGCTGCGGGGGGACGCCAACGACACCGGGAACGTGCGGACGCTGCCGCAGGTCATGGGCCAGCCCCTACCCCTGGTCTCAACCCGGTTCACGACGACGGTCAGCCTCGACGGCCCACCCGGCGCCCGCGCCGGCGTGGCGGTCCTGGGGCGGTCCTACAGCTGGACGGGGGTGCGACGGCACCCGGACGGCCACGACGAGGTGGTCGTGGGACGACGCGGCCCCGACGACCTGGACGAGAGGGTCGAGGTGCACGGCGCGGTCCCCGCCGGCTCGGCGCTGGAGGTCGAGCTCGTCGTGCACGAGGGCGCCACGACGAGCACCGCGGTGCGCCGCCCCGGGCACGACCTGGAGGTCCTGGTCCGGGACGAGCCCGCGGTGGCCGGGCACTGGATCGGTGCGGAGACGGCCCTCTTCGCCGCCGCCCCCCTGGGCGGGTCCCCCGGCACCGGCCGGTTCGGGCCCGTCGAGCGCACCGTCGAGGAGGAGCGCCCGTGA
- a CDS encoding pectinesterase family protein translates to MDRLVDRPRNQTAHRTVVVGDDAELLPSVGRALAEPTVTEIVVQPGRYVEHLRIEPRAAPLTIRSATGRAEDVVLTFDLCQGDRDRTGLPYGQDCATLTVVADDVTLADLTVENTFDRFAEPCQVEAQAIALRTLGDRITVQRCRLLARQDTLLLDAPGWSDVRHVHLRDCLVEGDVDFVYGRATAVLEGGEVRSNGRGWVSAPSTARENPRGLLFSGVRFTGPGLPSGSVHLGRPWHPGGKPDAVGQALFVDCAFGSHLSPAGFTEMSGFDWRDARFGVLGGTGAHPGWPSVPPGSPTRPEEFLAGWDGPPVLSGRVVVVSDSTASDYPADRAPRTGWGQVLARCTGGEVVNRAISGASTTSFLASGAADEALAELRPGDLLLVAFGHNDAKTDERHADVHRTYPANLRRFVVGARARGAHPVLLTPVERRSFDAQGRARSTHEGYPDAVRRLAERDGVPWFDLTVASRRLWQEQGEEGSRASFLWFGPGAHDGYPDGERDDTHLSEAGAVAIAELVSAGLRDLGLLR, encoded by the coding sequence ATGGACCGACTCGTGGACCGCCCCCGGAACCAGACCGCGCACCGGACGGTCGTGGTCGGGGACGACGCCGAGCTCCTGCCCTCCGTCGGTCGCGCCCTCGCCGAACCCACCGTCACCGAGATCGTCGTGCAGCCCGGCCGCTACGTCGAGCACCTGCGGATCGAACCCCGTGCGGCGCCGCTGACGATCCGCTCCGCCACCGGGCGCGCCGAGGACGTCGTCCTGACCTTCGACCTGTGCCAGGGCGACCGGGACCGGACGGGACTGCCCTACGGGCAGGACTGCGCGACCCTGACCGTCGTCGCCGACGACGTGACCCTGGCCGACCTCACCGTCGAGAACACCTTCGACCGGTTCGCCGAACCCTGCCAGGTCGAGGCGCAGGCGATCGCGCTGCGGACGCTGGGGGACCGGATCACTGTGCAGCGCTGCCGGTTGCTCGCGCGGCAGGACACGCTCCTGCTCGACGCCCCCGGGTGGTCCGACGTCCGGCACGTCCACCTCCGGGACTGCCTCGTGGAGGGCGACGTCGACTTCGTCTACGGCCGCGCCACCGCCGTCCTGGAGGGCGGGGAGGTCCGCAGCAACGGCCGGGGCTGGGTGTCGGCCCCGTCCACGGCGCGGGAGAACCCCCGCGGCCTGCTGTTCTCCGGGGTGCGGTTCACCGGCCCCGGGCTGCCCTCGGGCAGCGTCCACCTGGGGCGCCCGTGGCACCCCGGGGGCAAACCCGACGCGGTGGGCCAGGCCCTGTTCGTCGACTGCGCGTTCGGGTCGCACCTGAGCCCCGCGGGTTTCACCGAGATGAGCGGTTTCGACTGGCGCGACGCCCGCTTCGGCGTGCTCGGCGGAACCGGCGCGCACCCCGGCTGGCCGTCCGTCCCGCCCGGTTCCCCGACCCGTCCCGAGGAGTTCCTGGCGGGCTGGGACGGCCCGCCGGTCCTCAGCGGCCGCGTCGTCGTCGTCTCGGACTCCACGGCCTCGGACTACCCGGCCGACCGTGCTCCGCGCACCGGCTGGGGTCAGGTCCTCGCCCGGTGCACGGGCGGCGAGGTCGTCAACCGGGCGATCTCGGGGGCCAGCACCACGAGTTTCCTCGCCTCCGGCGCGGCCGACGAGGCCCTCGCGGAACTCCGCCCCGGGGACCTGCTCCTCGTGGCCTTCGGGCACAACGACGCCAAGACGGACGAGCGGCACGCCGACGTCCACCGGACCTACCCGGCGAACCTGCGCCGCTTCGTGGTCGGCGCCCGCGCGCGGGGAGCCCACCCCGTGCTGCTGACGCCGGTCGAACGCCGGTCCTTCGACGCGCAGGGCCGTGCCCGGTCCACCCACGAGGGGTACCCCGATGCCGTGCGCCGGTTGGCCGAGCGCGACGGCGTGCCCTGGTTCGACCTCACCGTTGCGAGCCGACGGCTGTGGCAGGAGCAGGGGGAGGAGGGCAGCAGGGCGTCGTTCCTGTGGTTCGGCCCCGGCGCCCACGACGGCTACCCCGACGGCGAACGCGACGACACCCACCTCTCGGAGGCGGGGGCCGTCGCGATCGCCGAACTGGTCAGTGCCGGGCTGCGGGACCTGGGCCTGCTGCGGTGA